A region of Marnyiella aurantia DNA encodes the following proteins:
- a CDS encoding MATE family efflux transporter: MLLNRKYTKEALILAVPVMLTQLGQVSVQLFDNIIVGNLLGAKALAAVSLGNAVFFSVFVFGLGISFAIPPLISEAHAQKKHQRINSVFRHGFVLNLCVGILLMLLLLGFIPILPYLNQPPEIIPDTQDYLFMMALSVLPFMAFQTLREVSEGLGYTVGVTVATIIANIVNIGLNYILIKGMFGFPPMGVKGSAIATLVARIFMLVMLYFILRRHETTRRYITAFTLKINELRIKMFSRMLKLGLPTALQMFFEVTAFAGAAFICGLVSARDIASHQIALSMASFTFNLCIGFSVASTVMVGRKMGEKNFVELRRLGINNLKLSFIFMTVCGLFFIFGREILPTFFTRKEDVEVILLASQLLIIAALFQLSDGVQVTALGILRGIQDVKIPSILTFIAYWIITIPLGYFLCITLEMGAFGMWIALGLGLTISAVMLVVRFNRLSAKK; the protein is encoded by the coding sequence ATGCTCCTTAACCGAAAATACACCAAAGAAGCGCTTATACTTGCAGTACCGGTAATGCTCACTCAGCTTGGGCAGGTTTCGGTACAGCTTTTTGACAATATAATTGTGGGCAACCTGCTCGGTGCCAAGGCACTTGCCGCTGTTTCACTGGGCAATGCCGTATTCTTTTCCGTATTTGTTTTTGGACTGGGAATCTCATTTGCAATTCCACCGCTTATATCTGAGGCACATGCCCAAAAAAAACACCAGCGGATCAACTCCGTATTCCGTCACGGTTTTGTGTTGAATCTATGCGTAGGAATACTGTTAATGCTTTTATTACTGGGCTTTATCCCCATTCTTCCTTACCTGAATCAGCCTCCTGAAATCATACCCGACACCCAGGATTACTTATTCATGATGGCACTTAGCGTATTGCCGTTTATGGCATTTCAAACCCTGAGAGAAGTATCCGAAGGCTTAGGGTATACCGTGGGTGTTACAGTCGCAACAATTATTGCCAATATTGTAAATATTGGCCTTAACTACATTTTGATAAAAGGCATGTTCGGCTTCCCGCCTATGGGAGTAAAAGGTTCGGCCATTGCCACACTTGTTGCCAGGATCTTTATGTTGGTTATGCTTTATTTCATCTTGCGCAGGCATGAGACCACCCGACGCTATATCACAGCATTTACGCTTAAGATAAATGAATTGCGGATTAAAATGTTCAGCCGAATGCTGAAACTGGGTTTACCTACTGCATTGCAGATGTTTTTTGAAGTAACCGCATTTGCCGGAGCTGCATTTATCTGCGGTCTGGTGAGTGCCCGCGATATAGCCTCACATCAGATCGCATTAAGTATGGCCTCCTTTACATTTAACTTATGTATCGGTTTCAGTGTGGCCTCCACGGTTATGGTAGGCCGCAAAATGGGAGAAAAGAACTTTGTAGAACTGCGCCGGCTGGGTATTAACAACCTTAAGCTGTCCTTTATTTTTATGACGGTGTGCGGTCTGTTCTTTATTTTCGGCAGGGAAATTCTGCCAACATTTTTTACCAGGAAAGAAGATGTAGAAGTTATCCTGCTTGCGTCCCAACTGTTAATTATTGCCGCCTTATTTCAACTTTCAGACGGAGTACAGGTAACAGCGCTTGGAATACTTCGGGGTATTCAGGATGTTAAGATCCCAAGCATACTTACATTTATTGCCTACTGGATTATCACCATCCCTCTCGGATATTTCCTTTGCATAACGTTGGAAATGGGTGCGTTCGGAATGTGGATTGCCCTGGGTCTTGGACTCACCATTTCGGCAGTGATGCTTGTAGTAAGGTTCAACAGACTGTCGGCTAAAAAATAA
- a CDS encoding endonuclease — protein MPAVLFSQVPPGYYNGTAALSGYALKTKLHEIIARNYNWNYGDLPAYYGLTDLDRYDDHDITNTDILLDIYSEVPGGPDVYEYTVSQLIGSASAEGNGYNREHIIPQSTFDSYYPMYSDLHFVVPTDARINQLRSNYPHAIGGGTTFYTFTNSSKIQNDNTPAYAYTGRVYELVDAYKGDVARMILYFSVRYESKLKSFNYATGSGPANDTSVLNGTAEYAFDPGYLEMLKQWHNNDPVSTREIERNEAVYSIQKNRNPFIDQPGWVDLIWSETPDSIPPQAPSNLTVTGTGAHFVSLSWTPGPDTDVLGYHVYVNGNPVPTTSTKSTTVTLDRLTAETTYSFTVKSYDKAYLESPHTNQISATTLYSDSFAKDLMITKFIDGSGFNNAVEITNNTGHEVNLNNYNLRIQFYNSVNGNYYFSEAFQLEGKAAAGETFVVRNPRATFNCYSNEQAKFVTASDPLTYTGTQYVELAYNGNATVDAIGSKDVFNSLGDVSLYRQYTTQPNTVFTPSEWQSYPTDYCQNLGTLAASEEGYTTAGQDIVIYPNPVADVLYFAGQDINNASEAQILDFSGKLLQTVTLTANKVRRIDVTFLQPGVYILKLGDQSFRFIKR, from the coding sequence ATGCCAGCTGTACTTTTCTCACAGGTGCCGCCAGGTTACTATAACGGAACTGCTGCGCTGTCGGGTTATGCACTCAAGACCAAACTGCACGAAATCATCGCCAGAAATTATAACTGGAATTATGGTGATTTGCCAGCCTACTACGGTCTTACCGACCTGGACCGTTATGATGATCATGACATCACAAATACCGATATATTACTTGATATTTATTCTGAAGTTCCCGGTGGCCCGGATGTCTATGAATATACTGTAAGCCAGCTGATCGGTTCAGCATCAGCCGAAGGGAATGGCTACAACCGGGAGCATATTATTCCGCAAAGTACATTCGACAGTTATTATCCTATGTATTCAGATTTACATTTCGTGGTTCCTACGGATGCCCGCATTAACCAGTTGAGGAGTAACTATCCGCACGCCATAGGAGGAGGTACAACTTTCTACACCTTTACAAATTCATCAAAGATTCAGAATGATAATACGCCGGCCTATGCCTACACGGGTAGGGTATATGAGCTTGTGGACGCTTATAAAGGTGATGTGGCCCGCATGATACTGTACTTTTCTGTAAGATATGAATCGAAGTTAAAGTCATTTAATTATGCTACCGGTTCGGGACCGGCAAATGATACCAGCGTATTAAACGGTACTGCAGAATACGCATTTGATCCCGGTTATCTTGAGATGCTGAAACAATGGCACAATAATGACCCGGTTTCTACGCGGGAAATAGAGCGGAACGAGGCAGTTTACAGTATCCAGAAAAACAGAAATCCCTTTATTGACCAGCCCGGCTGGGTAGATTTAATTTGGTCTGAGACTCCGGACAGTATTCCGCCACAAGCACCGTCCAACCTTACGGTGACAGGCACAGGAGCACATTTTGTGAGTTTGAGCTGGACTCCGGGTCCCGACACAGATGTTTTAGGCTATCATGTATATGTAAACGGGAATCCCGTCCCCACAACAAGTACCAAATCCACCACTGTTACACTTGACCGACTGACTGCTGAAACGACATATTCTTTTACTGTTAAGTCATATGATAAGGCTTACCTGGAATCGCCACACACCAATCAGATTTCTGCCACTACACTATACAGCGATTCTTTTGCCAAAGACCTGATGATCACCAAGTTTATTGACGGCAGCGGATTTAATAATGCGGTAGAAATTACCAATAACACCGGTCACGAAGTGAACCTTAACAATTATAATTTAAGAATCCAGTTTTATAATTCTGTAAACGGTAACTACTATTTTTCTGAAGCGTTTCAGCTGGAAGGAAAGGCTGCGGCGGGGGAAACGTTCGTTGTCCGTAATCCACGGGCGACCTTCAACTGCTACAGCAATGAACAGGCTAAATTTGTCACTGCTTCAGATCCCTTAACATATACTGGGACGCAGTATGTGGAGTTGGCATACAATGGTAACGCGACGGTTGATGCGATTGGTTCCAAAGATGTCTTTAACAGTTTGGGAGATGTATCACTGTACAGGCAATACACAACTCAGCCGAATACCGTTTTCACACCGTCAGAATGGCAAAGCTATCCTACGGATTACTGTCAGAACCTGGGGACATTGGCGGCTTCTGAGGAAGGCTATACTACGGCCGGGCAAGATATTGTTATTTACCCAAACCCTGTAGCCGATGTGCTGTATTTCGCAGGGCAGGATATAAATAATGCGTCAGAAGCACAAATTTTGGATTTTTCCGGTAAGCTTTTACAGACCGTAACACTTACCGCAAACAAGGTTAGAAGAATTGACGTCACATTCCTTCAACCGGGTGTCTATATTCTGAAGCTGGGTGACCAATCTTTCCGGTTTATCAAGAGGTAG